The following proteins are encoded in a genomic region of Candidatus Kryptobacter tengchongensis:
- a CDS encoding aspartyl-tRNA(Asn)/glutamyl-tRNA(Gln) amidotransferase subunit A, with the protein MTERDIAFSSIRQLAGLIRTRKISPVELTRIYIDRLKKYGEKLGAVVTITEELALKQAKQAEKEIMNGRYKGLLHGIPFGAKDLLATRGIPTTWGAEPYKNQVFDHDATVIKKLYNAGAILVAKLAMVELAGGMGYDDADASFTGPGRNPWNLNFWSGGSSSGSGAAVAAGLVAFAIGSETSGSILTPSAFCGITGLRPTYGLVSRYGAMALSWTLDKLGPMCRTADDCGIVLAAIAGYDPNDETTVKTGFKYSKKSLPSRRLKIAVIKGTTDKAQPEVRKNFEESLKIISEFATLEYDVEFPDYPWGAVVGTIVDAEGASAFYDLIISGKISELRNKRDKVGGYSMLQVSAVEYLNAMRLRRKMRKALEEFLSNYDAIVAPTRASVAYPIGVDFDKAYPNVSGGPALIPAGNAAGVPAICLPNGFGLNSLPTSIQFMGKAFSERTLIQIANAYQDRTDWHLKRPPIDD; encoded by the coding sequence ATGACAGAAAGAGATATTGCGTTTTCTTCAATTCGCCAACTTGCGGGACTTATAAGAACAAGAAAAATTTCACCAGTTGAGTTAACCAGAATTTACATTGATAGGTTAAAAAAATATGGTGAAAAACTTGGTGCTGTTGTAACGATAACAGAAGAGCTTGCCCTTAAGCAAGCGAAACAGGCTGAGAAAGAAATAATGAACGGCAGATATAAAGGTTTGCTTCATGGCATACCTTTTGGAGCAAAAGATCTTCTTGCAACGCGTGGGATTCCAACAACTTGGGGGGCTGAACCATATAAAAATCAGGTTTTTGATCATGATGCAACAGTTATAAAAAAACTTTACAACGCCGGAGCGATACTTGTCGCAAAGCTTGCTATGGTTGAACTTGCCGGAGGAATGGGTTACGATGATGCGGATGCTTCGTTTACTGGACCTGGAAGAAACCCGTGGAATTTGAACTTTTGGAGCGGTGGTTCTTCAAGTGGTTCAGGAGCTGCTGTTGCAGCTGGACTTGTAGCCTTTGCAATTGGTTCTGAAACTTCCGGCTCAATTTTAACACCTTCTGCGTTCTGTGGAATTACCGGTTTAAGACCAACATATGGTCTTGTAAGTAGATATGGGGCAATGGCTCTATCTTGGACACTTGATAAACTTGGTCCAATGTGTAGAACTGCTGATGATTGTGGGATAGTTTTAGCCGCAATTGCGGGGTATGACCCAAATGATGAAACAACCGTTAAAACTGGTTTTAAATACTCTAAAAAATCATTGCCATCGCGAAGGTTAAAAATCGCTGTAATCAAGGGCACAACAGATAAAGCACAACCTGAGGTGAGAAAAAATTTTGAAGAATCTCTGAAAATTATTTCTGAGTTTGCGACCCTTGAATATGATGTTGAATTCCCGGATTATCCATGGGGTGCTGTCGTTGGAACAATTGTTGATGCCGAGGGTGCAAGTGCATTTTACGATTTAATAATATCTGGAAAAATATCAGAGTTGAGGAATAAGCGAGATAAAGTCGGTGGTTATTCAATGCTTCAGGTCTCAGCAGTTGAATATCTTAATGCGATGAGATTAAGAAGAAAAATGAGGAAAGCGCTTGAAGAATTCCTTTCCAATTATGATGCAATCGTAGCACCAACACGAGCGTCGGTCGCTTATCCAATTGGTGTTGATTTTGATAAAGCTTATCCTAATGTAAGTGGTGGTCCAGCTTTGATTCCAGCTGGAAATGCTGCTGGCGTCCCGGCAATATGCTTGCCTAATGGATTTGGTTTGAATAGTCTTCCTACATCAATTCAATTTATGGGGAAAGCATTCAGTGAAAGAACGCTAATTCAAATAGCAAATGCTTATCAGGATAGAACAGACTGGCACCTTAAAAGACCTCCAATAGATGATTAA
- a CDS encoding 23S rRNA (cytosine1962-C5)-methyltransferase, translating into MRMGKVILKKDGDKRILKGHLWIFSNEVKEIKGNPKIGDIVDVYRFNGEFFGVGFFNPHSLISIRLLSREKIEIDFDFFKERILNAYKYRKVLYPNSETFRLVHGESDFLPGLVIDKYNDFFSIQTFSYGMDLRLNLICDVLEDLFKPEGIVERNESPLRELEGLENRKGILRGAIKETIFEDDGVKFKIDLLSGQKTGFYLDQRENRKALRRFADGKRVLDCFTNEGGFALHCAYMGAKEVIGIDISETAIAKARENSELNNLKNVKFETGDVFDRLREYLNKSEKFDIVILDPPSFTKSKRTVKSALSGYREINSTAMKILNPGGILATASCSHHIDDEMFMSVIVESSILAKRRLRLIEWRSASPDHPILPSMQETKYLKFGIFQIVD; encoded by the coding sequence ATGAGAATGGGAAAGGTCATTTTAAAAAAAGACGGGGATAAAAGAATCTTAAAAGGACATCTTTGGATCTTCAGCAACGAAGTAAAAGAGATAAAAGGAAATCCAAAAATTGGTGACATAGTTGATGTCTATCGCTTCAACGGTGAATTCTTCGGGGTAGGTTTTTTCAATCCACATTCGCTTATTTCAATTAGATTATTAAGCAGAGAGAAAATTGAGATTGATTTTGATTTTTTTAAAGAACGGATCTTAAATGCTTATAAATATAGAAAAGTTCTTTACCCTAACTCGGAGACATTCCGCCTTGTGCATGGTGAAAGTGATTTTCTACCAGGACTGGTAATTGATAAATATAACGATTTCTTTTCAATTCAAACATTTTCTTACGGGATGGATCTAAGATTGAATTTGATTTGCGATGTCCTTGAAGATTTGTTCAAGCCTGAGGGGATAGTAGAGAGAAATGAATCACCTTTAAGGGAACTTGAGGGGCTTGAAAATAGAAAAGGTATTTTAAGAGGAGCAATAAAAGAAACAATTTTTGAGGATGATGGGGTTAAATTTAAAATTGATTTGCTCTCCGGGCAGAAAACAGGTTTTTACCTTGATCAAAGGGAAAATAGAAAAGCGCTAAGGAGATTTGCGGATGGCAAAAGGGTGCTTGATTGCTTCACAAATGAGGGTGGTTTCGCATTGCACTGTGCTTATATGGGAGCCAAAGAGGTAATTGGAATTGACATCTCAGAGACAGCGATTGCGAAAGCAAGAGAAAATTCTGAATTGAACAATTTAAAAAATGTTAAGTTTGAAACAGGAGATGTTTTTGACAGACTTCGTGAATACTTGAATAAAAGCGAAAAATTTGACATCGTTATACTTGACCCCCCATCGTTTACAAAATCAAAAAGAACTGTGAAATCAGCCCTCTCAGGATACCGTGAGATAAATTCAACAGCGATGAAGATTTTAAATCCAGGCGGTATCCTTGCAACTGCTTCATGCTCACATCATATTGATGATGAAATGTTTATGAGCGTAATCGTTGAAAGCTCCATCTTGGCAAAACGGAGACTTCGCTTAATAGAGTGGCGTAGTGCATCTCCAGATCATCCCATATTACCCTCAATGCAAGAAACCAAGTATCTAAAGTTTGGAATTTTTCAAATTGTTGATTAA
- a CDS encoding UDP-N-acetylglucosamine pyrophosphorylase, giving the protein MVDFLSHYKHPRELATVILAAGKGTRMKRPDIAKVMFHLNGEPMIKNVVNLALKIKSDRVIVVVGHYRDVVMDYVKKIAPSVEFAIQEEQLGTGHAVMQTEKLLKDFNGDILVLSGDVPLLTVKTMRNLLNYHYETDAVATVLTAEVDDPTGYGRIVRNPDGSVDRIVEHKDATDEERKIKEINSGIYVFKKEPLFEALKHITPNNVQGEYYLTDVFFYFSHHGMKISALKAENWDEIHGINTIEQLEKAREILERRKQLGFEE; this is encoded by the coding sequence ATGGTGGATTTTTTATCTCATTATAAGCATCCAAGGGAGCTCGCGACCGTAATTCTTGCAGCTGGGAAAGGGACAAGGATGAAAAGACCTGACATTGCAAAGGTTATGTTCCACTTAAATGGCGAACCAATGATAAAAAATGTTGTGAATCTTGCTTTAAAAATAAAGTCTGATAGGGTTATCGTTGTGGTTGGACATTACAGAGATGTGGTTATGGATTATGTTAAGAAAATAGCTCCGTCGGTTGAATTCGCCATTCAGGAAGAACAGCTTGGGACAGGGCATGCAGTTATGCAAACAGAAAAATTGTTGAAAGATTTCAACGGTGATATACTCGTTTTGTCTGGAGATGTTCCCCTTTTAACTGTGAAAACGATGAGAAATCTTCTCAATTATCATTATGAAACGGATGCAGTTGCAACCGTTTTGACCGCAGAAGTTGACGATCCAACTGGCTATGGTAGAATTGTGCGAAATCCAGATGGCTCGGTTGATAGAATTGTTGAACATAAGGATGCAACAGATGAGGAAAGAAAGATAAAGGAGATAAATTCTGGAATTTATGTTTTCAAGAAAGAACCACTTTTTGAAGCCCTGAAACATATCACTCCAAACAATGTTCAAGGTGAATATTACTTAACTGATGTTTTCTTTTATTTTTCACATCATGGGATGAAGATTTCTGCTTTAAAAGCAGAAAACTGGGACGAGATACACGGTATAAATACAATTGAACAGCTTGAAAAAGCAAGGGAAATCCTTGAGCGTAGAAAACAACTTGGTTTTGAAGAGTGA
- a CDS encoding L-aspartate 1-decarboxylase has translation MTVYREMCKSKIHGAIVTQAELYYEGSITIDEELLEAAEILPYEKVQVVNINNGSRFETYTIPGERGSGIICLNGPAARLGAVGDQIIIISYAQYPEEIALNHKPKVVILDKNNKVKQIIYGSLNELVK, from the coding sequence ATGACTGTATATCGTGAAATGTGCAAATCAAAAATCCACGGTGCTATTGTAACGCAAGCAGAACTTTATTATGAAGGAAGTATAACGATTGATGAAGAACTTCTTGAGGCAGCTGAAATTTTACCTTATGAAAAAGTTCAAGTTGTAAATATAAACAATGGCTCAAGATTTGAAACTTATACAATTCCTGGCGAAAGGGGGTCGGGGATAATTTGTCTTAATGGACCTGCAGCACGACTTGGCGCCGTAGGGGATCAGATAATAATCATTTCATACGCTCAATATCCCGAAGAAATTGCACTAAATCACAAGCCCAAGGTCGTGATACTTGACAAAAATAACAAGGTTAAGCAAATTATCTATGGAAGTTTAAATGAGCTTGTAAAGTAA
- a CDS encoding pantoate--beta-alanine ligase, with protein sequence MRIITKVKEMQKVADELRREGKIIGVVPTMGYLHEGHLSLIRLAKEKSDVVITTIFVNPLQFAPHEDYDKYPRDFERDVKLAQSAGCDIIFHPTVEEMYPENFLTYVEVEKLTKVLEGEFRPTHFRGVTTVVTKLFNITKPHIAIFGQKDAQQALIIKQMVRDLNFDIEIIVAPIVREPDGLAMSSRNVYLSESERKEATVLYESLKLAERLVKEGERKSETIISEMENLIKSKPSAKIDYIAIVEPDTLEKVDELMEGKEYLIAIAVRIGSTRLIDNTVVKI encoded by the coding sequence ATGCGAATAATTACAAAGGTTAAGGAGATGCAAAAAGTTGCGGATGAATTAAGGCGGGAGGGAAAAATTATTGGTGTTGTCCCAACGATGGGCTATTTACATGAGGGGCATTTGAGTTTAATACGACTTGCAAAAGAAAAAAGTGATGTAGTTATAACCACGATTTTCGTCAACCCATTACAATTTGCACCTCATGAGGATTACGATAAATATCCAAGAGATTTTGAAAGAGATGTAAAACTTGCTCAATCCGCCGGATGCGATATAATTTTTCACCCAACCGTTGAGGAAATGTATCCAGAAAATTTTTTAACTTATGTTGAAGTGGAAAAACTAACAAAAGTTCTTGAGGGCGAATTCAGACCAACTCATTTTAGAGGGGTTACAACTGTTGTGACGAAACTTTTCAATATAACAAAACCGCATATTGCTATTTTCGGTCAAAAGGATGCACAACAAGCATTGATAATAAAACAAATGGTTAGGGATCTAAATTTTGACATTGAAATAATTGTTGCTCCAATTGTTCGAGAGCCCGATGGTCTTGCAATGAGTTCAAGAAATGTTTATCTATCTGAATCTGAAAGAAAAGAGGCAACTGTCCTTTATGAAAGCTTAAAACTCGCCGAGAGATTGGTTAAAGAAGGCGAAAGGAAATCCGAGACGATAATTTCTGAGATGGAGAATCTCATCAAATCAAAACCAAGTGCAAAAATTGATTACATCGCCATCGTTGAGCCCGATACGCTTGAAAAAGTTGATGAATTAATGGAAGGCAAAGAATATCTGATAGCGATTGCGGTGAGAATTGGGAGCACAAGATTAATTGATAATACAGTTGTTAAAATTTAA
- a CDS encoding DNA polymerase (family 10), with the protein MDKKQVAEILDEIADLLELKGEVEFKVRAYRNASRIIREVKGDLKELVNSGELAKIKGIGPNLFEKIKELVNTGQLRYYEDLKKSIPEGLFELLQIPGLGPRRIKTIYEKLGITTIAELEYACRENRLLKLDGFGKTIQEKVLREIEKLKQTAEYHLLSFAFPVVKVVEDFINSNLNVINFTITGSWRRKKELIRDIDVVLNVKEKDFKNTAEVIRKKFPHIKVIASNYNFVSLVSEFGMNVDFILADEDYAFKVFYTTGSKEFLNKIGEYILKLGFRLSDEGIFKNGEKLKFLNEEQIFNKFGMSFIPPELREGLDEIELALKGEIPNLIGEKDLIGVFHIHSTYSDGSDTLEDMIAECEKLGFKFVGIADHSKSAYYAGGLTEDRLEQQWREIDELQKKFKIKILKGSEVDILPDGSLDYSNDILSKFDFVIASIHSKFKMTEEEATQRIIKAMNNPYVTIIGHPTGRLLLGRDGYPVNMKKIIDEASKLGVVIEFNANPHRLDIDWRFINYARSKGVKISINPDAHAVSEIYYTILSLGTARKGMLTKDDVLNSMSVEQVQNFLKAHRKKN; encoded by the coding sequence ATGGATAAAAAACAAGTTGCCGAAATACTTGATGAAATAGCAGATTTACTTGAACTAAAAGGAGAAGTTGAATTTAAAGTTAGAGCATATAGAAATGCTTCAAGAATTATCCGTGAAGTTAAAGGGGATTTAAAGGAACTTGTCAATTCAGGGGAACTCGCAAAAATAAAAGGTATAGGTCCAAACCTTTTTGAGAAGATAAAGGAACTCGTTAACACTGGACAATTGAGATATTATGAAGATCTTAAAAAGTCAATTCCAGAAGGCTTGTTTGAACTTCTTCAAATTCCAGGGCTTGGACCTAGGAGAATCAAAACTATTTATGAAAAGCTTGGCATAACAACAATTGCTGAGCTTGAATACGCCTGTAGGGAAAATCGCCTGCTTAAACTTGATGGATTCGGTAAAACGATACAGGAAAAAGTTTTAAGAGAGATTGAAAAGTTAAAGCAAACAGCCGAATATCATCTTTTATCATTCGCTTTCCCAGTTGTTAAAGTAGTTGAGGATTTCATCAATTCAAATCTTAATGTTATTAATTTCACGATTACGGGAAGCTGGAGAAGGAAGAAAGAGCTAATAAGGGATATTGATGTCGTGTTAAATGTTAAAGAAAAAGATTTTAAAAACACAGCTGAGGTAATTCGGAAAAAATTCCCGCACATTAAAGTTATTGCTTCAAATTACAATTTTGTAAGTCTGGTCTCGGAGTTCGGAATGAATGTTGATTTCATACTTGCCGATGAAGATTATGCTTTTAAAGTTTTCTACACAACGGGGAGCAAGGAGTTTTTAAACAAAATTGGTGAATATATTCTTAAACTCGGTTTCAGGTTAAGCGATGAAGGAATCTTTAAAAATGGGGAGAAACTCAAATTTCTAAATGAAGAGCAAATTTTCAACAAGTTTGGGATGAGCTTTATACCGCCAGAGCTTAGGGAAGGACTTGATGAGATTGAGCTTGCTTTGAAAGGTGAAATTCCAAATCTAATAGGAGAAAAGGATCTAATTGGTGTTTTCCACATTCATTCAACTTATAGCGACGGCTCAGATACACTTGAAGATATGATTGCTGAGTGTGAAAAACTTGGTTTTAAATTTGTTGGAATTGCAGACCATAGCAAATCTGCTTACTATGCAGGGGGCTTAACAGAAGACAGGCTTGAACAGCAATGGCGTGAGATAGATGAGTTACAGAAGAAATTCAAGATAAAGATTTTGAAAGGAAGCGAAGTTGATATCCTGCCAGACGGCTCGCTTGACTATTCAAACGATATATTGTCCAAATTTGATTTTGTGATCGCTTCAATTCACAGCAAATTTAAAATGACCGAGGAAGAAGCAACTCAAAGAATTATAAAAGCAATGAACAATCCATATGTTACGATTATTGGTCATCCAACTGGGAGACTTCTTCTTGGCAGAGACGGTTATCCTGTAAATATGAAAAAAATCATTGATGAAGCGTCAAAGCTTGGGGTTGTCATAGAGTTTAACGCAAACCCGCACCGACTTGATATTGATTGGAGGTTTATAAATTACGCAAGAAGCAAGGGCGTCAAGATCAGTATAAACCCAGATGCACATGCGGTTAGCGAAATTTATTACACAATACTTTCACTTGGCACAGCAAGAAAGGGTATGCTTACTAAAGATGATGTGTTAAATTCAATGAGCGTTGAACAAGTTCAAAACTTTTTGAAAGCGCACCGCAAGAAAAATTAA
- a CDS encoding PAP2 superfamily protein gives MRYAERFCEFLNNVDRQKTAELISIIFAPQIVSAFCFAFISFYLEPNVKMKIISAFTTISFTSIFPTAFVYYLIYKGRIEHPFVPIREQRTIPYLFALLSALIGFFILIYFKSHWLIIISQWCYVSNTFIILLINSRWKISAHSAGLSGPLTVLAWIFGYKVLPLFLLIPLVGWSRLYLKAHSFWQVVGGTMLGIFSTSFQIYLASKISMAS, from the coding sequence ATGCGATACGCAGAAAGATTTTGTGAGTTTTTAAATAATGTAGATAGACAAAAAACCGCGGAATTAATATCAATTATATTTGCACCCCAAATTGTCAGCGCTTTCTGTTTTGCTTTCATCTCGTTTTATCTTGAGCCAAATGTGAAGATGAAAATAATTTCTGCATTCACAACGATATCTTTTACATCAATTTTTCCAACAGCTTTTGTTTACTATCTGATCTATAAAGGCAGGATAGAACACCCATTTGTTCCCATTCGTGAACAGAGGACAATCCCATATCTTTTTGCCCTGTTAAGTGCACTCATCGGCTTTTTCATTCTAATTTACTTTAAATCACATTGGCTAATAATAATTTCGCAGTGGTGCTATGTCTCAAATACCTTTATAATTTTGCTGATAAATTCAAGATGGAAAATAAGCGCTCACTCTGCTGGATTAAGCGGTCCATTAACCGTTCTTGCGTGGATATTTGGATACAAAGTTTTACCGTTATTTTTACTGATCCCGCTTGTTGGATGGTCAAGGCTATATCTCAAAGCTCATAGTTTTTGGCAAGTTGTAGGTGGAACAATGCTTGGAATTTTCTCCACATCTTTCCAAATTTACCTTGCTTCAAAAATATCTATGGCTTCATAA
- a CDS encoding Outer membrane protein beta-barrel domain — MKKFIFVVAILIFGVSLQSQDKKQPRPPSTRDTIIVYENPPDFKLIDTLGLRKAWGIDLSVANNGFAFGTFYRYQLKDVYFLQATLNFMTAKDKNEVEYIDPWTGQTFVPNKVNRILVLPLSISLQYRLFKDELADNLRPFLMAGTGPTLIFTTPYEKEFFSSLKYGKAHYTVNFYIGVGAYIGLDPRTISGLSIRYYFIPYSKGIESLRGRPIKEFGGINLTLTFGISF; from the coding sequence ATGAAAAAATTTATTTTTGTCGTCGCAATTTTAATTTTCGGGGTCTCCCTTCAATCACAGGATAAAAAACAACCCAGACCCCCGTCAACACGAGATACGATTATTGTATATGAAAACCCACCAGATTTTAAATTAATTGATACCCTTGGGCTTAGAAAAGCTTGGGGAATTGATTTATCAGTTGCAAATAATGGCTTCGCATTCGGAACATTTTACAGATACCAACTAAAGGATGTTTATTTTCTTCAGGCAACGCTTAATTTTATGACCGCAAAAGATAAAAACGAAGTTGAATATATAGACCCGTGGACTGGGCAAACATTTGTCCCAAATAAAGTTAACAGAATTTTAGTTTTGCCACTCTCAATTTCGCTTCAATATCGCTTATTTAAAGATGAACTTGCAGATAACCTCCGACCCTTTTTAATGGCTGGAACTGGACCAACTTTGATCTTCACAACCCCATATGAGAAGGAATTTTTCAGCAGTTTAAAATATGGCAAAGCCCATTATACCGTCAATTTTTATATCGGCGTTGGGGCTTATATAGGGCTTGACCCAAGAACGATAAGTGGGTTAAGCATCAGATATTACTTCATTCCTTATTCAAAGGGAATTGAATCATTGCGAGGAAGACCAATAAAAGAATTTGGTGGGATTAATTTAACATTGACTTTCGGGATTAGCTTTTAA
- a CDS encoding lysine 2,3-aminomutase translates to MELWQELLRKSIETAEDFAEVFGVDKDLMRRIIEKYPARINPYYLSLIRYKGDPIWLQCFPDIEELTDEEMPEDPLDEDEMSPVPSITHRYPDRVLFLVTSQCSMYCRFCTRKRKVGDSSKISMKFIQDGIEYIKNHPEVRDVILSGGDPLMLTDYMLEKIIKALREIPHVEIIRIGTKMPCVLPQRITENLCNMLKKYHPIYVNTHFNHPWEITPESKRACEMLADAGIPVGNQTVLLRGVNDDPYVMQELMKKLLAIRVRPYYIYQADITRGANHFRTPIKVGIEIMDKLRGHISGLAVPYYVIDAPGGGGKIPILPHYVIAHNENEIILRNFRYEIYVYPDVKEEEIEEIRYEPKPSTEPRKIIERKKWLVE, encoded by the coding sequence ATGGAGCTCTGGCAAGAGCTATTAAGAAAAAGCATTGAAACAGCTGAAGATTTTGCTGAAGTTTTCGGGGTAGATAAAGATTTGATGAGAAGAATAATTGAAAAATACCCCGCAAGGATCAATCCTTATTATTTAAGTCTAATAAGATACAAAGGGGATCCGATATGGCTTCAATGTTTTCCAGATATAGAAGAACTCACAGATGAAGAAATGCCTGAGGATCCACTTGATGAGGATGAAATGAGCCCCGTGCCAAGCATTACACATAGATACCCAGATAGGGTTCTTTTCCTTGTCACAAGCCAATGTTCCATGTATTGCAGATTTTGCACAAGAAAGCGAAAGGTTGGGGATTCAAGCAAAATAAGTATGAAGTTTATTCAAGATGGAATTGAGTATATAAAGAATCATCCAGAGGTGAGAGATGTTATATTATCTGGCGGTGATCCGCTGATGCTTACCGATTATATGCTTGAAAAAATCATCAAAGCTTTAAGAGAAATTCCACATGTTGAGATAATAAGGATAGGGACGAAAATGCCATGCGTGCTTCCGCAAAGGATCACCGAAAATCTATGCAACATGCTGAAAAAATATCATCCGATTTATGTCAACACCCATTTCAATCACCCATGGGAGATAACACCAGAAAGCAAGCGTGCGTGTGAAATGCTTGCCGATGCAGGGATTCCAGTTGGAAATCAAACTGTGCTTTTGCGTGGTGTTAATGATGATCCATATGTAATGCAGGAATTGATGAAAAAACTTCTTGCGATAAGAGTAAGACCATATTACATTTATCAGGCAGATATAACTCGTGGTGCGAATCACTTCAGAACGCCGATAAAAGTTGGCATTGAGATAATGGACAAACTTCGTGGGCACATCTCCGGGCTTGCTGTTCCCTACTATGTTATAGATGCACCAGGTGGCGGTGGTAAAATCCCAATTCTTCCACATTATGTTATAGCTCACAACGAGAACGAAATTATACTTAGAAACTTCAGGTATGAAATTTATGTCTATCCAGATGTCAAGGAAGAGGAGATAGAGGAAATAAGATATGAGCCGAAACCAAGCACGGAGCCGAGAAAAATCATTGAAAGGAAAAAGTGGCTCGTTGAATGA
- a CDS encoding aminoglycoside 6'-N-acetyltransferase I — protein MKIRKLKNKDREKIIKILKETDMFTEEEINVATELIDEFLAKDEESGYEIYTAVDDADNPTGYICFGKRPLTQGTYDIYWIAVEPSLQGNGIGKNLMKFTEQKIKEKGGTLILVETSSQEKYLKTRLFYKSCGYEEVARIKDFYKVGDNLIIFAKYI, from the coding sequence ATGAAAATAAGGAAGTTAAAAAATAAAGATCGTGAAAAGATAATAAAAATTTTAAAGGAAACCGACATGTTCACAGAAGAAGAAATAAATGTTGCGACTGAATTGATTGATGAATTTCTTGCAAAGGATGAAGAAAGCGGATATGAAATTTACACTGCGGTTGATGATGCAGATAACCCAACTGGATATATATGTTTTGGTAAAAGACCGCTTACGCAAGGGACTTATGATATTTACTGGATTGCTGTTGAGCCATCTTTACAAGGAAACGGGATTGGCAAAAATTTAATGAAATTTACAGAACAAAAAATAAAAGAAAAGGGAGGGACTTTAATTCTTGTAGAAACATCTTCACAAGAAAAGTATTTGAAAACAAGATTATTTTACAAATCGTGCGGGTATGAGGAAGTAGCCCGCATCAAAGATTTTTATAAAGTAGGAGACAATTTAATAATTTTTGCAAAATATATTTAA
- a CDS encoding D-alanine-D-alanine ligase, which produces MFKGLEITVIYNDPTMIEPKTEVYDSSITEIRNEIEFITNSLENAGFKVQVLPVYNARKFINDLLSLKTNLIYNFCEMVELESSEEIFAAGLYELLKIPYTGAPPMTLGLCLDKAKTKIILSHYKIPTAKFEIFNESLNGHRRIDLNFPLIVKPLHEDASTGINEKSVVYEMKELEERVEFITKMFKQPALVEEFIDGREVNVAILGNKPPIVLPISEIDFSQLPSHLPKIVTYEAKWIPNTDYYEKTIPICPAPLDPELERKIKEIALSCYNIMGCRDYARVDMRIDKNGNPYVLEVNPNPDLSRNAGFMRSASVYGLTPSETIVKIAEIALERIYENKEVKK; this is translated from the coding sequence ATGTTTAAAGGATTGGAAATAACGGTTATATATAACGACCCTACCATGATTGAGCCAAAAACCGAGGTGTATGATTCTTCAATTACCGAAATACGAAATGAGATTGAATTTATCACAAATTCACTTGAAAATGCGGGTTTTAAGGTTCAAGTATTGCCAGTTTATAACGCAAGAAAATTTATCAACGACCTTCTGAGTTTGAAAACCAACTTAATATATAATTTTTGCGAAATGGTTGAGCTTGAATCAAGTGAAGAAATTTTTGCAGCTGGATTATATGAATTGCTGAAAATCCCTTATACAGGAGCCCCACCGATGACGCTTGGGCTTTGCCTTGATAAAGCGAAAACAAAAATTATACTTTCACATTATAAAATTCCAACAGCAAAATTTGAAATTTTCAACGAGTCATTGAATGGTCATAGGAGAATAGATCTAAATTTCCCCTTAATAGTTAAGCCTCTTCACGAAGATGCAAGCACAGGGATAAATGAGAAATCAGTCGTTTATGAAATGAAAGAACTTGAAGAAAGAGTTGAGTTTATCACAAAGATGTTTAAACAACCAGCGCTTGTTGAAGAGTTTATTGATGGAAGGGAAGTAAATGTTGCAATACTTGGGAATAAGCCACCTATTGTTCTTCCAATTTCTGAAATTGACTTTTCCCAATTGCCCTCGCACCTTCCAAAGATAGTAACTTATGAGGCGAAATGGATTCCGAACACAGATTATTATGAAAAAACCATCCCCATATGCCCTGCTCCACTTGACCCAGAACTTGAAAGAAAAATCAAAGAAATTGCGCTTTCATGCTATAACATAATGGGATGCAGAGATTATGCAAGAGTTGATATGAGGATTGATAAAAATGGAAATCCCTATGTCCTTGAGGTTAACCCAAATCCAGATCTTTCAAGAAATGCTGGGTTTATGCGTTCCGCTTCTGTTTACGGGTTAACACCATCTGAAACAATCGTGAAAATAGCAGAAATAGCCCTTGAGAGAATCTATGAAAATAAGGAAGTTAAAAAATAA